The Littorina saxatilis isolate snail1 linkage group LG15, US_GU_Lsax_2.0, whole genome shotgun sequence genome contains a region encoding:
- the LOC138947978 gene encoding serine-rich adhesin for platelets-like, producing the protein MARIYRGDETVEMEMRHLQHSTERYPVLPTSSLTSEYIVATHCHTNQCVFVVTAVENDTGVIVHLRVANRGSATGSASYKGNSYSDGGTFTEILHKGQSFQVTCERCDMTGTLVSANGTLAVFGGGDFTAYGAGRSYQDAVAEQMVPKETLGQTYVLGNNYGDVIEIVKVVVLETGGSFTYNGELYTMDSRNSAEIAVITSESPMLVIQVIAGKTIYTVPDVSMVIAVPDFQWSDTYQVYLPHGSTWGNVGISLVLHKHSKDHITALGDTVSSSMTTAGSSYDLMTMKFDGSRLLTIQCLDSQCRPFTGLVVVTEGSRSSVFPLRNGVYIHPSYKPAVPVTFMFDIYFTFQTTEAETTTTLATTTTSKETTTQLTTTHISATTEEETTPFATTQKDTTPVTTVEETSIWHSSLSSDITTTDVTTADYTAPGGTLVIPSSNTPQNGVTSATAEAGRSTAPNDDTTKAVTSTRNPVSLAQSTVHSTLNTRWSSACTICNCVKNVASTNSTSEKAQQTMQQIQDHLQEDKKKLSSYVRAKTSASDDRESARALASTVGIVLFTTVFCLVLAMTSACTLTNVASGKEVKVMGSTGEVVEQSDETSAHTMFISNDSVSLFTLTNVAVGKPAEQSSTAPYNNGMLARHAVDGQTGQSIFNKDTCTHTVPEETPHWWSVDLQRSVSISHITIFNRVDCCGSRLRDFKIEVGHDDVNYTECFYHAGSADVIVNVSCWRPMSGRHVRIVKQPDDQQTLTLCEVQIYSDDTDQPCQDTFTTETSSQNVQSSTSGTSSPTYSTNEENQSSSSTASSVFETSEKSNQSTQSTAPSAFDTSEKSINQSTPSTSSSAFDTSEKSYQSTALTASSSFDTSEKSYLSTPSTVSSAFVTSDKSDQSTQSTQPSPAHSTTSALNEISVVPRVAHDTDEIESEDQKKVDEIVKELTIPTNSTGKSIRKKTSAVDKRLSSAMGGYAALIKGRGDKRSAVPYWAT; encoded by the exons ATGGCCAGGATCTATCGTGGAGATGAGACTGTGGAGATGGAGATGAGACATTTGCAGCACAGTACCGAAAG GTACCCTGTGCTCCCAACATCTTCGTTGACTTCTGAGTACATCGTCGCTACACACTGTCACACGAACCAGTGTGTTTTTGTCGTCACTGCTGTGGAAAATGACACTGGTGTCATTGTGCACCTGAGAGTTGCGAATAGGGGATCTGCAACTGGATCTGCATCTTACAAGGGCAACTCTTATTCCGACGGCGGCACTTTCACCGAAAT CCTGCACAAGGGGCAGTCATTTCAAGTGACATGTGAGCGGTGTGACATGACAGGAACCCTGGTCAGTGCCAATGGCACACTGGCAGTTTTTGGCGGTGGAGACTTTACTGCG TACGGAGCCGGAAGAAGCTATCAAGATGCGGTGGCGGAGCAGATGGTTCCTAAGGAGACATTAGGACAGACCTACGTGCTCGGCAACAACTATGGTGACGTCATCGAGATCGTTAAAGTCGTCGTTTTGGAGACGGGAGGATCGTTCACCTACAATGGTGAA CTTTACACTATGGACTCTAGGAATTCTGCAGAAATTGCGGTCATCACTTCTGAAAGCCCCATGCTCGTCATCCAGGTAATTGCAGGAAAGACCATCTATACGGTCCCTGATGTTTCCATGGTGATAGCGGTGCCAGACTTCCAGTGGTCAGACACCTACCAGGTCTACCTACCGCATGGATCAACATGGGGAAACGTGGGCATTTCTTTGGTTCTGCACAAGCACTCGAAAGATCATATCACTGCGCTTGGTGATACG GTATCATCTTCTATGACAACCGCTGGGTCAAGCTACGACCTTATGACCATGAAGTTTGACGGATCCCGCCTTCTGACCATCCAGTGTTTGGACAGTCAGTGTCGGCCTTTCACTGGTCTCGTCGTTGTCACTGAAGGTAGTAGATCTTCTGTGTTTCCGCTCCGCAACGGTGTCTACATCCATCCTTCTTATAAACCG GCTGTACCAGTCACTTTCATGTTCGATATCTATTTCACTTTCCAGACAACAGAGGCAGAAACTACCACAACTCttgcaacaacaacgacaagcAAAGAAACTACAACACAGCTGACGACAACACACATCAGTGCAACAACGGAAGAAGAAACAACACCCTTTGCTACAACCCAAAAAGACACAACTCCTGTTACCACAGTGGAGGAAACATCAATATGGCATTCGTCTTTGTCATCAGACATCACTACGACTGACGTTACTACGGCAGACTATACAGCACCAGGAGGTACACTAGTCATCCCAAGCAGCAACACTCCTCAAAATGGCGTCACCAGTGCAACAGCGGAAGCGGGCCGCAGTACCGCACCAAACGACGATACAACCAAAGCTGTCACGAGCACACGGAACCCTGTCTCCCTTGCCCAGTCTACCGTACATTCTACCCTGAACACACGCTGGTCTTCGGCCTGCACTATTTGCAACTGTGTGAAAAATGTGGCCTCTACAAACTCGACCTCCGAAAAAGCGCAACAGACGATGCAGCAGATTCAGGACCATCTGCAGGAAGACAAGAAGAAACTGTCATCGTATGTCCGCGCTAAAACCAGTGCCTCCGACGATCGAGAGTCCGCTCGCGCTCTGGCTTCCACTGTGGGGATCGTGTTATTTACCACTGTCTTTT GCCTCGTGCTCGCCATGACGTCAGCATGCACGCTAACCAACGTCGCCTCAGGAAAAGAGGTGAAGGTCATGGGGTCAACAGGAGAGGTCGTGGAGCAGAGCGACGAAACGAGCGCGCACACCATGTTTATTTCAAATGACAGTGTGTCTTTGTTCA CGCTCACCAACGTCGCAGTGGGAAAGCCAGCAGAACAGAGCAGCACTGCTCCTTACAACAATGGCATGCTTGCCCGCCACGCTGTCGATGGTCAGACTGGTCAGTCCATCTTCAATAaggacacatgcacgcacacagttCCAGAAGAGACGCCGCACTGGTGGTCAGTGGATCTTCAGCGGTCAGTATCCATCTCTCACATCACCATCTTCAACAGAGTGGACTGCTGTG GTTCCCGACTACGCGATTTCAAGATAGAAGTTGGACATGATGACGTCAACTACACGGAATGTTTTTACCACGCTGGCAGTGCTGACGTCATTGTCAACGTCAGCTGTTGGCGTCCAATGAGCGGGCGTCATGTTCGCATCGTCAAACAACCTGATGACCAACAAACTCTCACACTGTGCGAGGTACAAATATACAGCG ATGACACTGACCAGCCATGTCAAGACACGTTCACCACGGAGACAAGCAGCCAGAACGTTCAATCCTCGACGTCGGGTACTTCTTCGCCTACTTACTCAACGAACGAAGAAAACCAGTCATCATCATCGACAGCATCTTCGGTTTTTGAGACCTCAGAGAAATCTAACCAATCAACGCAGTCGACAGCACCTTCGGCGTTCGACACCTCGGAGAAATCTATTAACCAATCAACGCCGTCGACATCATCTTCGGCTTTTGATACCTCAGAGAAATCTTACCAATCAACAGCGTTGACAGCATCTTCGTCGTTCGACACCTCGGAGAAATCTTACCTATCAACGCCTTCGACAGTATCTTCGGCTTTTGTGACCTCAGATAAATCTGACCAATCAACGCAGTCAACACAGCCTTCTCCTGCGCATTCAACCACGTCAGCTCTGAACGAGATTTC AGTCGTACCTCGAGTGGCGCACGACACTGATGAAATAGAAAGCGAAGATCAGAAAAAAGTAgacgaaattgtgaaagaatTAACCATACCGACCAATAGCACTGGGAAAAGCATCAGGAAGAAAACGTCAGCTGTGGACAAGAGACTGTCTTCCGCAATGGGTGGTTATGCCGCATTGATT aagggCAGGGGAGACAAACGGTCAGCAGTGCCCTACTGGGCTACCTGA